Proteins encoded together in one Bradyrhizobium sp. PSBB068 window:
- a CDS encoding twin-arginine translocation signal domain-containing protein → MERRDFLKIAFGVAAGAATFAVTAQAAPLAPLLLNQDARAPAGSDAHPAVTTGDEVDGLKPEQVRWHHGHRHWHHRRWHHHRHWGWRRRHWRRHHHWRRW, encoded by the coding sequence ATGGAACGCAGGGATTTTCTGAAGATCGCCTTCGGTGTCGCCGCCGGCGCCGCCACGTTCGCAGTGACCGCCCAGGCGGCGCCGCTCGCGCCGCTTCTCCTGAACCAGGATGCACGCGCGCCGGCGGGCAGCGATGCGCATCCGGCCGTCACCACGGGTGACGAGGTCGACGGCCTGAAGCCGGAGCAGGTGCGCTGGCATCACGGCCACCGGCACTGGCATCACCGACGCTGGCACCACCACCGTCATTGGGGCTGGCGCCGCCGCCATTGGCGCCGTCATCATCACTGGCGCCGCTGGTGA
- a CDS encoding cupin domain-containing protein has protein sequence MKSGQPLKDASHLYEVERRALHAARPGFRIMELQLSPTQKVPWHTHSNISDTFYVLEGQMRLFLQEPKEEVNLKVGEVYAVRPTRPHLVTNAGTNSLTFLILQGVGEYDYVPLASN, from the coding sequence GTGAAGTCAGGACAACCGCTCAAGGATGCCAGTCACCTCTACGAAGTCGAACGCCGCGCCCTGCATGCCGCCCGCCCCGGCTTCCGCATCATGGAACTGCAGCTCTCGCCGACCCAGAAAGTGCCGTGGCACACCCACAGCAACATCTCCGACACGTTCTATGTGCTGGAGGGCCAGATGCGGCTGTTCCTGCAGGAGCCGAAGGAGGAAGTGAATTTGAAGGTCGGCGAAGTCTACGCCGTCCGCCCCACCCGGCCGCACCTCGTCACCAATGCCGGCACGAATTCGCTGACCTTCCTGATCCTGCAAGGCGTCGGGGAGTACGACTACGTGCCGCTGGCTTCGAATTAA
- a CDS encoding GNAT family N-acetyltransferase, producing MRMIKTPRLRLHRWDDRHREAFAAMHADPEVMADYGGPIGRADSDEKFERYVAAQRDHGISRWAVETIDGAFLGYAGVMPRSSREHPLGAHVEIGWRFARNAWGHGYATESARAALLHAIDDVGLRGIVSYTSADNARSQAVMARLDLVRDPARDFTTLSARGAPWRGLVWVVPTGWPRG from the coding sequence ATGCGCATGATCAAAACGCCGCGCCTTCGACTTCACAGATGGGACGACCGCCATCGCGAGGCGTTCGCGGCGATGCATGCCGATCCCGAGGTCATGGCCGACTATGGCGGACCGATCGGTCGTGCGGATAGCGACGAGAAATTCGAGCGATACGTTGCCGCGCAGCGTGACCACGGCATCTCGCGATGGGCGGTCGAGACCATCGATGGTGCATTCCTCGGCTATGCTGGCGTGATGCCGCGATCGTCGCGGGAGCACCCGCTTGGCGCGCATGTCGAGATCGGCTGGCGTTTTGCGCGCAACGCCTGGGGGCATGGCTATGCGACCGAGAGCGCCAGGGCGGCGTTATTGCATGCCATCGATGACGTCGGCCTGCGCGGGATCGTGTCCTACACCAGCGCAGACAACGCGCGCTCGCAGGCCGTCATGGCGCGGCTCGATCTCGTCCGCGATCCCGCGCGTGATTTCACGACACTGTCGGCGCGCGGCGCGCCTTGGCGCGGGCTGGTCTGGGTCGTGCCGACGGGATGGCCGCGCGGCTGA
- a CDS encoding acyl-CoA carboxylase subunit beta, which translates to MKDILDTLEERRAGAKLGGGEKRIEAQHARGKLTARERIELLLDKGSFEEFDMFVEHRSIEFGMEKTKVPGDGVVTGWGTVNGRKTFVFAKDFTVFGGSLSETHALKITKLQDMAMKARAPIIGLYDAGGARIQEGVAALAGYSYVFRRNVQASGVIPQISVIMGPCAGGDVYSPAMTDFIFMVKNTSYMFVTGPDVVKTVTNEVVTAEELGGASVHATRSSIADGAFENDVDALLQMRRLIDFLPSNNTDGVPEWPSFDDIGRVDMSLDTLIPDNPNKPYDMKELILKVVDEGDFFEISETFARNIVTGFGRIAGRTVGFVANQPMVLAGVLDSDASRKAARFVRFCDAFNIPIVTFVDVPGFLPGTAQEYGGLIKHGAKLLFAYSQCTVPLVTIITRKAYGGAFDVMASKEIGADMNYAWPTAQIAVMGAKGAVEIIFRSDIGDPDKIAARTKEYEDRFLSPFIAAERGYIDDVIMPHSTRRRIARALAMLKDKKVEIPAKKHDNLPL; encoded by the coding sequence ATGAAAGATATCCTCGACACCCTCGAAGAGCGGCGCGCCGGCGCGAAATTGGGCGGCGGCGAAAAGCGCATCGAGGCGCAGCACGCCCGCGGGAAATTGACCGCCCGCGAGCGGATCGAGCTTTTGCTGGACAAAGGCTCGTTCGAGGAATTCGACATGTTCGTCGAGCACCGCTCGATCGAGTTCGGGATGGAAAAGACCAAGGTTCCCGGCGACGGCGTCGTCACCGGCTGGGGCACGGTCAACGGCCGCAAGACCTTTGTCTTCGCCAAGGACTTTACTGTGTTCGGCGGCTCGCTGTCCGAGACCCACGCGCTGAAGATCACGAAGCTGCAGGACATGGCGATGAAGGCGAGGGCGCCGATCATCGGCCTCTATGACGCCGGCGGCGCGCGCATCCAGGAGGGCGTAGCTGCCTTGGCGGGCTATTCCTACGTGTTCCGCCGCAACGTGCAGGCCTCGGGCGTGATCCCGCAGATCTCCGTCATCATGGGCCCCTGCGCCGGTGGCGATGTCTATTCGCCCGCGATGACCGACTTCATCTTCATGGTGAAGAACACCAGCTACATGTTCGTTACCGGCCCCGACGTGGTGAAGACCGTCACCAACGAGGTGGTCACGGCGGAGGAGCTCGGCGGTGCCTCGGTGCATGCGACGCGCTCCTCGATCGCCGACGGCGCCTTCGAGAACGACGTCGATGCGCTGTTGCAGATGCGCCGGCTGATCGACTTCCTGCCGTCGAACAACACCGACGGCGTGCCGGAATGGCCGAGCTTCGACGACATCGGCCGGGTCGACATGTCGCTCGATACGCTGATCCCCGACAATCCGAACAAGCCCTACGACATGAAGGAGCTGATCCTCAAGGTCGTCGACGAGGGCGACTTCTTCGAGATCTCGGAAACCTTCGCCCGGAACATCGTCACCGGCTTCGGCCGCATTGCTGGCCGTACCGTCGGCTTCGTCGCCAACCAGCCGATGGTGCTGGCGGGTGTGCTCGACAGCGATGCCTCGCGCAAGGCCGCGCGCTTCGTGCGGTTCTGCGATGCCTTCAACATCCCGATCGTCACCTTCGTCGACGTGCCGGGCTTCCTGCCGGGTACCGCGCAGGAATATGGCGGCCTGATCAAGCACGGCGCCAAACTGCTGTTCGCCTATTCGCAGTGCACGGTTCCGCTCGTCACCATCATCACCCGCAAGGCCTATGGCGGCGCCTTCGACGTCATGGCCTCGAAGGAGATCGGCGCCGACATGAACTATGCCTGGCCGACCGCCCAGATCGCCGTGATGGGCGCCAAGGGCGCGGTGGAGATCATCTTCCGCTCCGACATCGGCGACCCCGACAAGATCGCGGCGCGAACCAAGGAATACGAGGACCGCTTCCTGTCCCCCTTCATCGCCGCCGAGCGCGGCTACATCGACGACGTCATCATGCCGCATTCGACGAGGCGGCGGATCGCGCGCGCGCTTGCGATGTTGAAGGACAAGAAGGTCGAGATCCCGGCGAAGAAGCACGACAATCTGCCGTTGTGA
- a CDS encoding DUF4260 domain-containing protein, which produces MTDMTTEATGAATGGVRTLLRLEGLVLFVGMTVLYYKWEGSWLVYALLFLVPDLSFAAYLIGPRIGAIAYNAAHTYLAPVALMTLGFAGEGPLVLSIAMIWLAHIGIDRALGYGLKYPAGFGFTHLGRIGKLS; this is translated from the coding sequence ATGACCGACATGACGACTGAAGCGACTGGCGCCGCGACCGGCGGGGTGCGCACCCTGCTCCGGCTGGAGGGGCTGGTGCTGTTCGTCGGGATGACCGTGCTCTACTACAAGTGGGAGGGTTCCTGGCTGGTCTATGCCCTGCTGTTCCTGGTGCCGGACTTAAGCTTTGCCGCCTACCTGATCGGCCCGCGGATCGGCGCCATCGCCTACAACGCCGCCCACACCTATCTGGCGCCGGTGGCGCTGATGACACTGGGCTTTGCCGGTGAAGGACCCTTGGTGCTCTCGATCGCGATGATCTGGCTCGCCCATATCGGGATCGATCGGGCGCTCGGCTATGGGCTGAAATATCCGGCCGGTTTTGGCTTCACCCATCTCGGGCGGATCGGAAAGCTCAGCTGA
- a CDS encoding PilZ domain-containing protein yields the protein MQADVRLQGRIRSGFSTGATSEAAGDQRRASRRNVARAARLSFARRSMTCIVRNLSTTGAAIEVSNPAEVPDSFRLVLEMEAMERRCRVVWRRKGRIGVEFS from the coding sequence ATGCAGGCGGACGTGCGGCTGCAGGGCAGGATCCGTTCCGGTTTCTCGACCGGCGCGACCAGCGAGGCCGCCGGCGACCAGCGCCGGGCGTCCCGTCGCAACGTCGCACGCGCGGCGCGGCTGAGCTTTGCCCGGCGCAGCATGACCTGCATCGTCCGCAACCTCTCCACGACGGGCGCCGCTATTGAGGTGAGCAATCCCGCCGAAGTCCCGGACAGCTTCCGTCTCGTGCTGGAGATGGAAGCGATGGAGCGGCGCTGTCGCGTGGTGTGGCGCAGGAAAGGCCGGATCGGGGTCGAGTTCAGCTGA
- a CDS encoding dienelactone hydrolase family protein, with protein MMLSYGRLAAFGAVLLSALLFACIETSAQQIPKDIAARTEIYAIPSLTISDHQFLTGDSNGKPVTVGGEFKIAQGTGRLPVVVLMHGSSGVGAGMDGWVRHFNAMGISTFVIDGFSGRGLTATGPNQALLGRLNFIVDIYHSLEILAKHPRVDPERIVLMGFSRGGQATLYASLDRFNKFWNKSGVQFAAYIPFYPDCSTSYLADTEVAARPIRIFHGTPDDYNPVASCKAYVTRLQEAKRDVVLTEYPDSAHGFDAGLIGNNTVVEATGSQTVRRCTIKEAEGGVLMNASTQAPFSYKDVCVELGPHVGGNPATALEARKAVSDFLQALFKLG; from the coding sequence ATGATGCTCAGCTACGGTCGCCTGGCCGCATTTGGCGCGGTGCTTCTCAGCGCGCTGCTGTTCGCCTGCATCGAGACCAGCGCGCAGCAGATCCCGAAGGATATCGCGGCGCGCACCGAGATCTACGCCATCCCCTCGCTGACGATCTCCGACCACCAGTTCCTGACCGGCGACAGCAACGGCAAACCGGTCACCGTCGGCGGCGAATTCAAGATCGCGCAGGGAACCGGCCGGCTGCCGGTCGTGGTGCTGATGCACGGCTCGAGCGGGGTCGGCGCCGGCATGGACGGTTGGGTCCGCCACTTCAACGCGATGGGCATCTCGACTTTCGTGATCGACGGCTTCTCCGGCCGCGGCCTGACCGCGACCGGGCCGAACCAGGCCCTGCTCGGCCGGCTCAATTTCATCGTCGACATCTATCATTCGCTGGAGATCCTCGCGAAGCACCCGCGGGTCGATCCCGAGCGCATTGTGCTGATGGGATTCTCGCGCGGCGGCCAGGCCACGCTCTATGCGAGCCTCGATCGCTTCAACAAGTTCTGGAACAAGTCCGGCGTGCAGTTCGCGGCCTATATCCCGTTCTATCCGGATTGCTCGACGAGCTATCTCGCCGACACCGAGGTCGCGGCGCGGCCGATCCGGATCTTCCACGGCACGCCCGATGACTACAACCCGGTCGCAAGCTGCAAGGCCTATGTCACGCGCCTGCAAGAGGCCAAGCGTGACGTGGTGCTGACCGAATATCCCGACTCCGCGCACGGCTTCGACGCCGGCCTGATCGGCAACAACACGGTGGTGGAGGCGACGGGATCGCAGACCGTGCGCCGCTGCACGATCAAGGAAGCCGAAGGCGGCGTGCTGATGAACGCATCGACGCAGGCGCCGTTCAGCTACAAGGATGTCTGCGTCGAGCTCGGTCCGCATGTCGGCGGCAATCCGGCCACCGCGCTCGAGGCCCGCAAGGCGGTCAGCGACTTCCTGCAGGCGCTATTCAAGCTGGGCTAA
- a CDS encoding DMT family transporter, with translation MEGWGSGLLGVIIFSGSLPATRVAVAGFSPLFLTAARAAIAALLGAVLLAVLRQPWPERRDLVSLTIVALGVVIGFPLLTALALQHITSAHSIVFIGLLPLSTAVFGVLRGGERPKPLFWLFSCIGGATVAGFALSNDGSASLTGDLLMVAAIVICGLGYAEGAALSRRLGGWQVISWALVLSVPATLLMTIMTLPPSWQGIGAPAWLGLGYVSIFSMLVGFVFWYRGLALGGIASVGQLQLLQPFFGLALAGLLLHEPVAWSMIAATMLVVVCVVFARRFA, from the coding sequence CTGGAGGGCTGGGGCAGCGGCCTGCTCGGCGTGATCATTTTCAGCGGCTCGTTGCCGGCGACGCGCGTTGCGGTGGCCGGGTTCTCGCCATTGTTCCTGACCGCTGCGCGGGCTGCGATCGCGGCGCTGCTCGGCGCCGTGCTGCTCGCGGTGCTGCGCCAGCCCTGGCCGGAACGGCGCGACCTGGTGTCGCTGACCATTGTCGCGCTCGGTGTCGTGATCGGCTTTCCGTTGCTGACCGCGCTGGCGCTCCAGCACATCACCTCGGCGCATTCGATCGTGTTCATCGGCTTGCTGCCGCTGTCGACCGCGGTGTTCGGCGTGCTGCGCGGCGGCGAGCGGCCGAAGCCGCTGTTCTGGCTGTTCTCCTGCATCGGCGGTGCGACGGTGGCCGGGTTTGCGTTGTCGAACGACGGATCGGCCTCGCTGACCGGCGACCTCCTGATGGTCGCGGCCATCGTCATCTGCGGTCTCGGCTACGCCGAGGGTGCGGCGCTGTCGCGCAGGCTGGGCGGCTGGCAGGTGATCTCCTGGGCGCTGGTGCTCTCGGTGCCGGCGACGCTGCTGATGACCATCATGACGTTGCCGCCGAGCTGGCAGGGTATCGGCGCGCCGGCCTGGCTCGGGCTCGGCTATGTCTCGATCTTCAGCATGCTGGTCGGCTTCGTGTTCTGGTACCGCGGGCTTGCGCTCGGCGGCATCGCCAGCGTCGGCCAGTTGCAGCTGTTGCAGCCGTTCTTCGGGCTCGCGCTCGCCGGGCTTTTGCTGCATGAGCCGGTCGCCTGGTCGATGATCGCGGCGACCATGCTGGTCGTGGTCTGCGTGGTGTTCGCGCGACGCTTCGCTTGA
- a CDS encoding PLP-dependent aminotransferase family protein, whose translation MNAIRARIASRALAADDRLPSIRSFAATMGVSPSTVVEAYDRLAAEGLIRARPGSGFYVSSAALPRLSLAQDQPQRDRAVDPFWVSRQSLDAASGALKPGCGWLPADWMPTEALRRAFRGLARAEDAVLADYGATRGSLALRRTLMARFADEGLDASPDQVLLTMSGTQAIDLICRFLLRPGDTVLVDDPCYFNFRALLRAHQVKLVSVPYTPSGPDVASFEAVLEAERPRLYITVSGLHNPTGATMSPQTAHRVLNAATACDLTIVEDDIFADFEPEPSARLAALDGLNRVIRIGSFSKTLSASLRCGFIAARADWIEQLVDLQVATGFGGPCAVATEIIASVLATGFYRKHVEELRRRLARARRDVGEKLQRIGIEPWLMPRGGFQLWCRLPDGCDSADVARAALADNIVLAPGNVFSTTQSASGFMRFNVAQCRDPKLMPALQRALGR comes from the coding sequence ATGAACGCGATTCGCGCCAGGATCGCGAGCCGCGCGCTCGCCGCCGACGACCGCCTGCCCTCGATCCGCAGCTTTGCCGCGACCATGGGCGTCTCGCCCTCGACCGTGGTCGAGGCCTATGACCGGCTCGCCGCCGAGGGCCTGATCCGGGCGCGACCGGGCTCCGGCTTCTATGTCTCGTCGGCGGCGCTGCCGCGGCTTTCGCTGGCCCAGGACCAGCCGCAGCGCGACCGCGCCGTCGATCCGTTCTGGGTGTCGCGGCAATCGCTCGACGCCGCGAGCGGCGCGCTGAAGCCGGGCTGCGGCTGGCTGCCCGCCGACTGGATGCCGACCGAGGCGCTGCGGCGCGCGTTCCGCGGCCTGGCGCGGGCCGAGGACGCCGTGCTCGCCGATTACGGCGCAACGCGCGGCTCACTCGCCCTGCGCCGCACGCTGATGGCGCGGTTCGCCGACGAGGGTCTCGACGCGTCGCCCGACCAGGTGCTGCTGACGATGTCCGGCACCCAGGCGATCGACCTGATCTGTCGCTTCCTGCTGCGGCCCGGCGACACGGTGCTGGTCGACGATCCCTGCTACTTCAATTTCCGGGCGCTGCTGCGAGCCCATCAGGTCAAGCTCGTCAGCGTGCCCTACACCCCGTCGGGGCCCGATGTCGCAAGCTTCGAGGCCGTGCTCGAAGCCGAGCGGCCGCGGCTCTACATCACCGTATCCGGGCTGCACAACCCGACAGGTGCGACGATGTCGCCGCAGACCGCGCACCGCGTGCTGAATGCCGCCACCGCCTGCGATCTCACCATCGTCGAGGACGACATCTTCGCCGATTTCGAGCCGGAGCCGTCGGCGCGGCTCGCGGCGCTCGACGGGCTGAACCGCGTGATCCGGATCGGCAGCTTCTCCAAGACGCTGTCGGCGTCGCTGCGCTGCGGCTTCATCGCGGCGCGCGCCGACTGGATCGAGCAGCTGGTCGACCTGCAGGTCGCGACCGGGTTCGGCGGCCCCTGCGCGGTTGCGACCGAAATCATCGCCAGCGTGCTCGCGACCGGCTTTTACCGCAAGCATGTCGAGGAGCTGCGCCGGCGGCTCGCGCGCGCCCGCCGCGACGTCGGCGAGAAGCTGCAGCGCATCGGCATCGAACCCTGGCTGATGCCGCGCGGCGGCTTCCAGCTCTGGTGCCGCCTGCCCGACGGCTGCGATTCCGCGGACGTGGCGCGCGCCGCGCTCGCCGACAACATCGTGCTGGCGCCGGGCAACGTCTTCAGCACCACGCAATCGGCCAGCGGCTTCATGCGCTTCAACGTCGCGCAATGCCGCGACCCGAAGCTGATGCCGGCATTGCAGCGGGCGCTCGGGCGCTGA
- a CDS encoding carboxymuconolactone decarboxylase family protein, with the protein MHSATVWLSSLTLAAAGGWLAATVLSAPATSKEPRFPQLTMDQLNDQQRPLGERIMKVSSVGIGGPYNPIIRSPVLGQRLYDLFYYLRWQTSVPTRLNEFAILIIGRQWRSQVEWFAHASLAAKAGLSADVIAELKAGNRPSKMTDDEAVVYDFVTELTTTKKVSDATYARAKTIFNDQQIVDLTALAGNYVMVAMILAMAEETVPPGKEEPFKVGEK; encoded by the coding sequence ATGCATTCGGCAACTGTCTGGCTTTCGTCGCTCACGCTGGCCGCAGCCGGCGGCTGGCTCGCCGCCACGGTGCTCTCCGCACCCGCCACCAGCAAGGAGCCGCGCTTCCCGCAGCTCACCATGGATCAGCTCAACGACCAGCAGCGGCCGCTCGGCGAGCGGATCATGAAAGTGTCGAGCGTCGGCATCGGCGGGCCCTACAATCCGATCATCCGCAGCCCGGTGCTCGGCCAGCGCCTCTACGATCTGTTCTATTATCTGCGTTGGCAGACCTCGGTGCCGACCAGGCTCAACGAGTTCGCGATCCTGATCATCGGCCGGCAGTGGCGCTCGCAGGTCGAATGGTTCGCGCACGCGTCGCTCGCCGCCAAGGCCGGGCTGTCTGCCGACGTGATCGCCGAGTTGAAGGCCGGCAACCGGCCGTCGAAAATGACCGACGACGAGGCCGTCGTGTACGACTTCGTCACCGAGCTCACCACGACCAAGAAGGTCTCCGACGCGACCTATGCGCGGGCCAAGACAATCTTCAACGATCAGCAGATCGTCGATCTTACTGCACTCGCCGGCAATTACGTGATGGTCGCGATGATTCTGGCGATGGCCGAGGAGACCGTGCCGCCGGGCAAGGAGGAGCCGTTCAAGGTCGGCGAGAAGTAG
- the blaOXA gene encoding class D beta-lactamase — MIHRRHALGLFAAAAILPSRSFANVSYQRSEFREDLQKRFFDLGTEGTFVGYKIDDYLIIASDKVRSGEGRLPASTFKIPNALIALDTGVVQDPDKDVFKWDGVTRSIEAWNKDHTLRSAIAVSAFPVFQEIARRIGEERMKKYLDAIDYGNRDIGGGIDQFWVTGNLRIDPVQQIDFLDRLRRGVLPVGKRSQQLVCDILPVTKVGDAVIRAKTGLTDKEHGSLGWLVGWSEKGNEITVFAMNMDCKTQAQIDARMSVTQQCLTDIVAL, encoded by the coding sequence GTGATCCATCGCCGCCATGCGCTCGGTCTGTTTGCTGCCGCCGCCATCCTGCCGTCGCGCAGTTTTGCAAATGTGTCCTACCAACGCAGCGAGTTTCGCGAGGATCTGCAAAAGCGGTTCTTCGATCTCGGTACCGAGGGCACCTTCGTCGGCTACAAGATCGACGACTATCTGATCATCGCCAGCGACAAGGTTCGCTCGGGCGAGGGCCGGCTGCCGGCCTCGACCTTCAAGATCCCGAATGCGCTGATCGCGCTCGACACCGGCGTGGTGCAAGATCCGGACAAGGACGTCTTCAAGTGGGACGGCGTCACCCGCAGCATCGAGGCCTGGAACAAGGATCACACGCTGCGCTCGGCGATCGCGGTCTCGGCTTTTCCGGTATTCCAGGAGATCGCCCGCCGGATCGGCGAGGAGCGGATGAAGAAATATCTCGACGCGATCGACTACGGCAATCGCGACATCGGCGGCGGCATCGACCAGTTCTGGGTGACGGGCAATCTGCGCATCGATCCGGTGCAGCAGATCGATTTCCTCGACCGGCTGCGCCGCGGCGTGCTGCCGGTCGGCAAGCGCAGCCAGCAGCTGGTGTGCGATATTCTCCCGGTGACGAAAGTCGGCGACGCCGTCATCCGCGCCAAGACCGGCCTCACCGACAAGGAGCACGGCTCGCTCGGCTGGCTGGTCGGCTGGTCCGAGAAGGGCAATGAGATCACCGTGTTCGCGATGAACATGGACTGCAAGACCCAGGCGCAGATCGACGCGCGGATGAGCGTCACGCAGCAATGCCTCACCGATATCGTCGCGCTGTGA
- a CDS encoding EscU/YscU/HrcU family type III secretion system export apparatus switch protein gives MSETQNQLAVALHYDHAGAPRVVAKGKGAIGAKIIEVAKANDIPIEENEVLAGALSNVELGDEIPAELYKAVAEVLVFVLRMSGRAR, from the coding sequence ATGAGCGAGACGCAGAACCAGCTCGCGGTCGCGCTGCACTACGACCATGCCGGCGCGCCACGCGTCGTGGCAAAAGGCAAGGGCGCGATCGGCGCCAAGATCATCGAGGTCGCCAAGGCCAACGACATCCCGATCGAGGAGAACGAGGTCTTGGCCGGTGCGCTCTCCAATGTCGAGCTCGGCGACGAGATCCCGGCCGAGCTCTACAAGGCCGTCGCGGAGGTGCTGGTGTTCGTGCTGCGGATGTCGGGCCGGGCGCGCTGA
- a CDS encoding flagellar hook-length control protein FliK translates to MALAVNPVLPVIASKEADSVAPDLTLEAGSVVNAQVLKVLSADLVRIAIASLTIDVQTEVPLQQGQNLQLAVSQSSGGIRLQLVGSGADTGDAVQLSPGAANATAAPQPAATAPKAALTPLERITITAAAQHAAAVQGSQAPLFANLTAVASANLPPRLQAAIAQVLAQQTGLDENLSGDAVKAGFQKSGLLLEATLATGVAPASGSAPDLKAALIVLRQALTALGAGEAARPASTPLQQPALPSAGAAPSLVPSGTPSLDVQEILLPQARVPVTEDLTRGATRLAGALADALDAGPSAGGALNLIQEALHELGNPARQGAAPREMLPGDVPARGSPPPPFPGALPSAQAVAEATIAPGAPLATTAHRLLENTDAALARQTLLQVASLPGHNDAARAQLDAMVPRWNFEIPFLTQQGTAMAQFEISRDGGGNEVEAAKRVWRARFTLDVEPAGPVHALVSLSGERTSVRMWAERSSTAAQLRAGAAELSQALTRAELTPGDIEIRDGSPPQPAPARAGHFLDRAS, encoded by the coding sequence ATGGCACTTGCCGTCAATCCCGTGCTGCCGGTGATCGCCTCGAAGGAGGCGGACAGCGTTGCGCCGGACCTCACGCTCGAGGCCGGCAGCGTCGTCAATGCCCAGGTCCTGAAGGTGCTGTCCGCCGACCTGGTGCGGATCGCGATCGCGAGCCTGACGATCGATGTCCAGACCGAGGTGCCGCTGCAGCAGGGCCAGAACCTGCAGCTTGCGGTGTCGCAGAGCAGTGGCGGCATCCGCTTGCAACTGGTTGGATCGGGCGCGGACACCGGCGATGCGGTGCAACTGTCGCCGGGCGCGGCCAACGCCACCGCCGCGCCGCAACCCGCCGCCACGGCGCCGAAGGCTGCGCTGACGCCGCTGGAGCGCATCACCATCACTGCTGCGGCCCAGCATGCGGCGGCGGTGCAGGGCAGCCAGGCGCCGCTGTTTGCCAACCTCACCGCGGTGGCCTCCGCGAATCTGCCGCCAAGGCTGCAGGCTGCGATCGCGCAGGTGCTGGCGCAGCAGACCGGCCTCGACGAGAATTTGAGCGGCGATGCCGTCAAGGCCGGCTTCCAGAAGTCCGGCCTGTTGCTGGAGGCAACGCTGGCGACGGGTGTCGCGCCGGCGAGCGGCAGCGCGCCCGACCTGAAGGCCGCGCTGATCGTGCTGCGCCAGGCGCTGACCGCGCTCGGTGCCGGCGAGGCTGCGCGGCCCGCGTCCACGCCGCTGCAGCAACCGGCGTTGCCCAGCGCCGGAGCGGCACCGAGCCTCGTGCCATCAGGCACGCCCAGCCTCGACGTCCAGGAGATCCTGCTGCCGCAGGCGCGGGTGCCGGTTACCGAGGATCTCACGCGTGGCGCCACGCGGCTCGCCGGCGCGCTCGCGGATGCGCTCGATGCCGGGCCGTCAGCGGGCGGCGCGCTCAATCTCATTCAGGAAGCGCTGCATGAGCTCGGCAACCCCGCACGGCAGGGCGCCGCACCGCGGGAGATGCTGCCCGGCGATGTGCCCGCGCGCGGCAGCCCGCCGCCGCCGTTCCCCGGGGCGCTGCCGTCGGCCCAGGCCGTCGCCGAGGCTACGATCGCGCCGGGTGCGCCGCTTGCAACCACGGCACACCGCCTGCTGGAAAACACCGACGCGGCGCTGGCGCGGCAGACGCTGCTGCAGGTCGCCTCGCTGCCGGGCCACAACGATGCTGCACGCGCGCAGCTCGACGCCATGGTGCCGCGCTGGAATTTCGAGATCCCGTTCCTGACCCAGCAGGGCACGGCGATGGCGCAGTTCGAGATTTCGCGGGACGGCGGCGGCAACGAAGTCGAGGCCGCCAAGCGGGTGTGGCGGGCGCGCTTCACGCTCGACGTCGAGCCGGCCGGCCCGGTGCACGCGCTGGTCTCGCTGAGCGGCGAGCGGACCTCGGTGCGGATGTGGGCCGAGCGGTCTTCGACCGCCGCGCAGCTGCGCGCCGGGGCCGCCGAGCTGAGCCAGGCGCTGACCAGGGCCGAGCTCACGCCCGGTGACATCGAGATCCGCGACGGCAGTCCGCCGCAACCTGCGCCCGCGCGCGCCGGCCATTTCCTGGACCGCGCATCATGA